One window of Merismopedia glauca CCAP 1448/3 genomic DNA carries:
- a CDS encoding serine/threonine-protein kinase → MDSSRSFAGLGSDRELIRTYALWQNYVTKDERGTGATFCSAPASGVELMLTSTQNAMIGKILRGRYRITSYLGGGEFAETYLAQDEDIRSKPLCVVKRLKVNLSNPQLVIVTTRLFQTEAEVLYHLQHPQIPRLLADFMENGEFYLVQEYIDGEDLSKTELAFRKSLTQSEVIQLLQEILEVLAFVHQQKIIHRDIKPSNLIRRRSDGKLFLIDFGAVKQIQGLASETLLDTDKVPVGTIGYMPDEQAMGYPQASSDIYAVGITAIQALTGISVAKLPRDPNNQEIIWQQNAKVSPKLAQILSKMVRYDPDQRYHSAVEALEEISTLTKPKIWLNKFDLVFLGGAIAFLLLGTIFSIFLNPKPKVELNEYTWSVPDLNPKISLKYPKNWKLQPGAYPSTPDVDILESPQESSKDTFNEQVIINVETLKNPILLDEYSHDLTSRINQNLDKFQLLPTCETDLSLGGGKTQAICYQGEEEGIKVRYLLVVTLRGNQAYYLTYRAEFSHYNNFLNTAKDLINSVKFIE, encoded by the coding sequence TTGGACAGTAGCCGAAGTTTTGCGGGCTTGGGTAGCGACAGAGAATTAATTAGGACTTACGCACTGTGGCAAAATTATGTCACCAAAGACGAAAGAGGCACAGGCGCAACTTTCTGCTCAGCCCCTGCGTCAGGTGTAGAATTAATGTTAACCTCTACCCAAAATGCCATGATCGGCAAAATACTTAGAGGACGCTACCGGATTACTTCTTATTTAGGAGGAGGTGAGTTTGCAGAAACTTATCTGGCTCAAGATGAAGATATTAGAAGTAAACCTTTGTGTGTAGTTAAACGCCTCAAAGTCAACTTGTCTAACCCGCAATTAGTAATTGTCACTACCAGATTATTTCAAACAGAAGCTGAAGTTTTATATCACTTACAACATCCTCAAATTCCTAGATTACTAGCTGATTTTATGGAAAATGGGGAATTCTATTTAGTGCAAGAATATATTGATGGCGAAGATCTCAGTAAAACTGAGTTGGCTTTCCGAAAAAGTCTAACCCAATCAGAAGTAATCCAACTTTTGCAAGAAATCCTCGAAGTATTAGCATTTGTCCATCAACAAAAAATTATTCACCGTGATATTAAACCTTCTAATTTAATCAGAAGAAGATCGGATGGCAAGTTATTTTTAATTGATTTTGGTGCGGTGAAACAGATTCAAGGTTTAGCCAGTGAAACTTTACTAGATACAGATAAAGTCCCCGTCGGGACGATTGGATATATGCCTGATGAACAAGCGATGGGCTATCCTCAAGCTAGTAGCGATATTTATGCAGTGGGAATAACTGCGATTCAAGCTTTAACTGGAATTTCGGTGGCAAAACTCCCTAGAGATCCTAATAATCAGGAAATTATTTGGCAGCAAAATGCTAAAGTCAGTCCTAAGTTAGCCCAGATTTTATCGAAAATGGTGCGCTACGATCCCGATCAACGTTATCATTCTGCGGTAGAAGCTTTGGAGGAAATATCAACTTTAACTAAACCCAAAATATGGCTCAATAAATTTGATTTAGTATTTTTGGGAGGGGCGATCGCCTTCTTATTATTAGGCACTATTTTCAGCATTTTCCTCAACCCTAAACCCAAGGTAGAACTGAATGAATATACTTGGTCAGTTCCCGATCTTAATCCCAAAATTTCTCTCAAGTATCCGAAAAATTGGAAACTTCAGCCTGGTGCTTATCCTTCGACTCCAGATGTTGATATTTTAGAATCGCCTCAAGAAAGCTCGAAAGATACTTTTAATGAACAAGTAATTATTAATGTAGAAACTCTGAAAAATCCCATTTTATTAGATGAATATAGCCACGATTTAACATCTAGAATTAACCAGAATTTAGACAAGTTTCAGCTTTTACCAACTTGTGAAACAGATTTGAGTTTAGGTGGCGGAAAAACTCAAGCTATTTGTTATCAAGGTGAAGAAGAAGGGATTAAGGTGAGATATCTTTTAGTAGTAACTTTACGGGGAAACCAAGCATATTATTTAACTTATAGGGCTGAATTTAGCCACTACAATAACTTTTTAAATACTGCTAAAGATCTGATAAATTCTGTCAAATTTATTGAGTAG